In Vibrio bathopelagicus, the following are encoded in one genomic region:
- a CDS encoding Zn-ribbon-containing protein, with product MYVLELQFECFDNTTVSAVDKAVNGLMDALRYNGQVLGREFPIVMGDGEFYVRVVCPEQDSLHPRNHSDFVKVCFDRLSNASLLAPKMRLLGRDLNSEEVAEDEAPSWQVLYTTFVHTCSPLRSGDSLLPIPLYRNPPTFNGDHKAVLKWQTEWQACDEVQMGGGCRAEHATLTEISDTKSVLFKRGWGLRGRIEYLTKIPTYYYLYRVGGISLKAEKERKCPQCGGEWLLDAPIHDIFYFKCDDCRLVSNISWDHIK from the coding sequence ATGTACGTACTAGAACTTCAATTTGAGTGTTTTGATAACACAACGGTCAGTGCTGTCGATAAGGCAGTTAATGGCTTGATGGATGCACTTCGTTATAACGGACAAGTGCTAGGCCGTGAGTTTCCAATCGTGATGGGCGACGGCGAATTCTATGTTCGCGTTGTGTGCCCAGAGCAAGATAGCTTGCACCCGCGTAATCACTCTGACTTCGTTAAAGTGTGTTTTGATCGTTTGTCTAACGCGAGCCTACTTGCGCCTAAAATGCGTCTACTTGGCCGAGATCTTAACTCAGAAGAAGTGGCAGAAGATGAAGCGCCGAGCTGGCAGGTGTTATACACGACTTTCGTTCATACTTGCTCACCGTTACGTAGTGGTGACAGCCTGTTGCCGATCCCTTTGTACCGCAATCCACCGACCTTTAATGGCGACCATAAAGCGGTATTGAAATGGCAGACTGAATGGCAAGCCTGTGATGAAGTCCAAATGGGGGGCGGCTGTCGTGCTGAACACGCAACTCTGACTGAGATCAGTGATACCAAAAGCGTATTGTTCAAACGCGGCTGGGGCTTAAGAGGGCGCATTGAATATCTCACTAAGATCCCAACGTACTACTACTTGTACCGTGTGGGCGGGATTAGCTTAAAAGCTGAAAAAGAGCGTAAATGCCCTCAGTGTGGTGGTGAATGGCTGCTTGATGCGCCTATCCACGACATTTTCTATTTTAAGTGTGATGACTGCCGCTTGGTATCGAACATCTCTTGGGATCATATTAAGTAA